The following are from one region of the Geoalkalibacter subterraneus genome:
- a CDS encoding site-2 protease family protein yields METILTKISIMLVPALMAVTFHEISHGFAAERLGDPTARLLGRLTPNPLRHLDPIGTIALLVFGFGWARPVPVNFNNLRNPKRDMMWVALAGPSSNLLLALLSAFFLRGLEMVSGLMPPGQEMIGQFIEPLALMAGFSLYINVILCVFNLIPLPPLDGGRVMVGLLPQKQSELLARIEPFGFILVILLIFFTDLYRVVLAPVILTLVDFMAGSQQYLVYQSIDFLFGR; encoded by the coding sequence ATGGAAACCATTCTTACAAAAATTTCAATCATGCTTGTTCCGGCCCTTATGGCCGTGACTTTTCACGAAATCTCCCATGGATTTGCCGCCGAGAGATTAGGGGATCCGACCGCCCGCCTGCTTGGACGGCTGACCCCCAATCCGTTGCGTCACCTTGATCCCATCGGCACCATCGCCCTTCTCGTGTTCGGCTTCGGATGGGCGCGGCCGGTGCCGGTCAATTTCAACAACTTGCGCAATCCGAAACGCGACATGATGTGGGTGGCGCTGGCGGGTCCTTCGTCCAATCTTCTGCTGGCCCTGCTGTCTGCTTTTTTTCTGCGTGGTCTTGAAATGGTTTCAGGGCTGATGCCACCGGGGCAGGAGATGATCGGGCAGTTTATCGAGCCCCTGGCCCTGATGGCCGGCTTCAGCCTCTATATCAATGTCATACTGTGCGTGTTCAACCTGATCCCCCTGCCGCCTCTCGATGGGGGGCGGGTGATGGTGGGGTTGCTGCCGCAGAAGCAGTCGGAACTGCTGGCCCGAATCGAACCCTTCGGGTTTATCCTTGTGATTCTGCTGATCTTCTTTACCGATCTCTACCGTGTTGTGCTCGCCCCGGTGATCCTGACGCTGGTTGATTTCATGGCCGGCAGCCAACAGTACCTGGTCTACCAGTCCATCGACTTTCTGTTCGGGCGCTGA
- a CDS encoding pseudouridine synthase, whose amino-acid sequence MSERVQKIIAAAGLMSRRQAETLIAAGRVTVNDQVITLGARADVARDRITVDGRPLPSLESKTYLLLNKPTGYVTTLRDPQGRQVVADLIRDLPVRVFPVGRLDAGTEGLLLLTNDGELAQRLAHPRHKVEKIYLVKVRGLLDEKARRRLQEGVLLDDGPTQPCSVDKIRRTGSNTWFELTLREGRNRQVRRMCAAVGYPVVRLKRIRLGFLELGNLAPGAYRQLSRAEVARLKGL is encoded by the coding sequence ATGTCGGAAAGAGTGCAGAAGATCATTGCGGCCGCAGGCCTGATGTCGCGACGGCAGGCCGAGACCCTGATTGCGGCCGGCCGGGTGACGGTCAATGATCAGGTGATAACGCTGGGAGCCCGTGCCGATGTGGCGAGGGACCGGATCACCGTGGATGGCCGTCCGCTGCCTTCGCTGGAAAGTAAAACCTATCTGCTGCTGAATAAACCCACCGGATATGTCACGACTCTGCGCGACCCGCAGGGGCGGCAAGTGGTGGCGGACCTGATTCGCGACCTGCCGGTGAGGGTTTTCCCCGTCGGGCGCCTCGATGCCGGCACGGAAGGCCTGTTGTTGCTGACTAATGACGGTGAATTGGCGCAGCGACTGGCCCACCCCCGTCACAAGGTCGAGAAGATCTACCTGGTCAAGGTGCGCGGCCTGCTTGATGAAAAGGCGCGACGCAGGCTGCAGGAAGGGGTTCTTCTGGATGACGGGCCCACACAGCCCTGCTCTGTGGATAAAATCCGCAGAACCGGCTCCAACACCTGGTTCGAACTGACCCTGCGTGAAGGGCGCAATCGCCAGGTGCGACGCATGTGTGCCGCTGTGGGTTATCCTGTGGTGCGCCTGAAGCGGATTCGCCTCGGTTTTCTTGAACTTGGCAACCTTGCACCCGGCGCCTACCGTCAACTGAGCCGCGCAGAGGTTGCGCGTCTGAAAGGTTTGTGA
- a CDS encoding tetratricopeptide repeat protein, whose protein sequence is MINKEKLLASAQKSLQKGQVAKAIKDYRKIVESDPRDVRNRQKLAELYVRAQKPKDALEHYESVARYYADNGFYLKAIAVYKQMQRVEPSRIEIYHRLAELNAKQGLVGNALAEYKGLVARYEKEGLLSDALNVLQKMKDIDPDNLNIRVKITDTCARIGQRDKGLAELRAMVERLREKGDTGKLLKLYDIFLPMFPDEVDLRSGQARAFVDQGEAGRGLSQLEDLAQQHPGRADVLQNLAYAARVKGDTAVEMRAFSALLEQQPDDLRVREGFVRALLKSDQPEKALENLEKWKNDFLDAQRSDLLKEFYESLRASVTEEPRIIETLRHVYQVRGEGDKLLDLVGPGEFSSGDEESEESFGITQEKDSVFEEDADFDQIEDLPMEFLESDFEESHETEVSEEEGGDVELELELELDGDPFADLKPAQSPESEDLPAPESNGDRELEMIELPALDFDEETSSGAQVEGIAGPDDSGGMSEDFSDDELPDLAFDLDDAFGDLTEEQPSQQDTVPDEQQAAVDLLSASANATSISSKEKTRLEGEFSRFKKSVESQIDESDAETHFNLGIAYKEMGLFEDAVGEFNQAMKNPDRRTDALTLKGVCLKEKSDFDGALRAFEEALSDSSLDSETRSNLYFETGLLQESRQEAEAALKSFEKVAEIDPFFRGANDKIAQLRSALGIKDDAGGDDDRVSYV, encoded by the coding sequence GTGATTAATAAAGAAAAACTTCTCGCATCCGCTCAGAAGAGCCTCCAGAAGGGGCAGGTTGCCAAGGCGATCAAGGATTATCGCAAGATCGTCGAAAGCGACCCCAGGGACGTGCGTAATCGGCAGAAGCTGGCCGAACTCTACGTGCGCGCCCAGAAGCCGAAAGATGCCTTGGAGCATTACGAATCCGTAGCGCGCTATTATGCCGATAACGGTTTCTATCTCAAGGCGATTGCCGTTTACAAGCAGATGCAGCGGGTTGAACCCTCTCGTATCGAGATATACCACCGTCTTGCCGAACTCAATGCCAAGCAGGGATTGGTGGGCAACGCGCTGGCTGAATACAAAGGCCTGGTGGCCCGCTATGAAAAAGAAGGCCTGCTGTCCGACGCCCTCAATGTTCTTCAGAAAATGAAAGATATCGATCCGGACAATCTCAACATCCGGGTCAAGATCACCGATACCTGTGCCCGCATCGGTCAGCGCGATAAAGGCCTTGCGGAGCTGCGGGCCATGGTTGAGCGTCTGCGGGAAAAGGGCGATACCGGCAAGCTTCTCAAACTCTACGATATTTTCCTGCCCATGTTTCCCGACGAGGTCGACCTGCGCAGCGGTCAGGCCCGTGCCTTTGTTGACCAGGGAGAGGCTGGCCGAGGGCTCTCGCAGCTCGAAGATCTTGCCCAGCAACACCCAGGTCGCGCCGATGTGTTACAGAACCTCGCCTATGCAGCGAGAGTTAAGGGAGATACTGCGGTCGAGATGCGGGCTTTTTCCGCGCTTCTTGAACAGCAGCCCGACGATCTCCGGGTGCGTGAAGGCTTTGTTCGCGCACTTCTGAAGTCGGACCAGCCCGAAAAAGCCCTGGAAAATCTTGAAAAATGGAAGAATGATTTCCTTGACGCACAAAGAAGTGATCTGCTCAAGGAATTCTACGAGTCGCTTCGTGCCTCTGTAACTGAAGAGCCACGGATCATCGAAACGCTGCGGCATGTTTACCAGGTCAGGGGAGAAGGGGACAAGCTGCTTGATCTTGTAGGCCCGGGCGAATTCTCTAGCGGTGACGAGGAGAGTGAGGAGAGCTTCGGCATCACTCAGGAGAAGGATTCTGTCTTTGAAGAAGATGCGGATTTCGATCAAATCGAGGATCTGCCCATGGAATTTCTCGAGTCGGACTTCGAGGAGAGCCACGAGACAGAAGTTTCTGAAGAGGAGGGGGGCGATGTTGAGTTGGAGCTTGAGCTTGAACTTGACGGTGACCCTTTTGCCGATCTCAAGCCGGCCCAGTCGCCTGAGAGCGAGGACCTGCCCGCCCCGGAATCGAACGGGGACAGAGAACTGGAAATGATCGAATTGCCCGCCCTGGATTTCGATGAGGAAACTTCTTCGGGCGCGCAGGTTGAAGGAATTGCCGGACCTGATGATAGCGGTGGAATGAGCGAGGATTTCTCAGACGATGAACTGCCGGATCTTGCCTTTGACCTCGACGATGCTTTTGGAGATCTGACCGAGGAACAGCCATCACAGCAGGATACCGTCCCGGATGAGCAGCAAGCGGCGGTGGATCTGCTTTCTGCCTCTGCAAATGCCACGTCTATAAGTTCAAAAGAGAAAACGCGGCTGGAAGGGGAATTCTCCCGTTTCAAGAAAAGCGTTGAGAGCCAGATCGATGAGAGTGATGCCGAAACGCATTTCAATCTGGGCATCGCCTACAAGGAAATGGGTTTGTTTGAAGATGCTGTCGGTGAATTCAACCAGGCGATGAAAAATCCCGACCGCCGCACTGATGCTTTGACCCTTAAAGGGGTCTGCCTTAAAGAAAAGTCCGATTTTGACGGCGCCCTGCGGGCATTCGAAGAGGCCTTGTCCGATTCGAGCCTCGATAGCGAAACCCGCAGCAATCTCTACTTTGAAACGGGGCTGTTGCAGGAGAGCCGCCAGGAAGCGGAAGCGGCCCTCAAGTCTTTTGAGAAGGTGGCCGAAATCGATCCTTTTTTCCGTGGCGCCAACGACAAGATCGCTCAGTTGAGAAGTGCCCTTGGGATTAAAGATGATGCGGGCGGAGATGATGACCGTGTCTCTTATGTCTGA
- a CDS encoding ExeA family protein gives MSYLDHFHLAHEPFSNAPDARFYFDSAQYQRTLRKLRFAVDSNKGLGIVVGPIGNGKTTLARRLLDQFPPNLYQSSLLIMVHSGVTPEWILTRIASQMGVDQPQGDRLAVLRQLYDRLLEIDAEGRRAVILIDEAQMLETRALMEEFRGLLNLEIPGKKLLNIIFFGLPELEENLRLDPPLAQRVAVRCSLSSLTAGDTAAYIDHRLRVAGAAGKRLFAADAIQAVHHFSGGVPRLINTLCDNCLFESFSVGLDHVNESIALSVAESLGLNEHPGEQYLPEDLDDGLEHIESMLDRLEFKS, from the coding sequence ATGAGTTATCTTGATCATTTTCACCTGGCCCACGAACCTTTTTCCAATGCCCCCGATGCGCGTTTTTACTTCGATAGCGCACAATACCAGCGCACGCTGCGCAAGCTTCGTTTTGCGGTGGACTCCAACAAAGGACTGGGAATCGTGGTGGGGCCCATCGGCAACGGGAAAACCACCCTGGCGCGCCGCCTTCTCGATCAATTTCCGCCCAATCTCTACCAGTCAAGTCTGTTGATCATGGTTCATTCCGGTGTGACCCCCGAATGGATTCTGACGCGCATCGCCTCCCAGATGGGGGTTGATCAGCCTCAGGGGGACCGGTTGGCTGTCTTGCGGCAACTTTATGACCGGCTGCTTGAAATCGATGCCGAGGGACGCCGTGCAGTCATACTGATCGATGAGGCACAGATGTTGGAGACCCGGGCTCTGATGGAAGAGTTCCGCGGACTTCTCAACCTCGAAATCCCCGGGAAAAAGCTGCTTAACATTATTTTTTTCGGACTGCCCGAGCTGGAGGAGAACCTGCGGCTCGACCCGCCGCTGGCCCAGCGGGTGGCGGTTCGCTGTTCTCTGAGTTCACTGACTGCCGGTGATACCGCCGCCTACATCGACCATCGACTGAGAGTGGCAGGCGCCGCCGGAAAGCGGCTGTTTGCGGCCGATGCCATCCAGGCGGTTCATCACTTCTCCGGGGGGGTGCCGCGTCTGATCAACACCCTCTGCGATAATTGCCTCTTCGAGTCTTTTTCTGTGGGGCTCGATCATGTCAATGAATCGATCGCGCTCAGCGTAGCCGAATCCCTTGGCCTGAATGAACATCCGGGAGAGCAGTATCTGCCGGAAGATCTCGATGACGGGCTGGAGCATATCGAATCCATGCTCGACCGCCTGGAATTCAAATCCTGA
- the mutL gene encoding DNA mismatch repair endonuclease MutL gives MSSRIAILSENISNMIAAGEVVERPSSVVKELVENSLDAGAREIVVEIERGGRKMIRVADDGEGMSRDDAFLCLERHATSKLRKPEDLSALTTLGFRGEALPAIASVSRLTLQTCGNDEGEGVEIQVEGGTIRQSREMGLPRGTLIDVRNLFFNTPARRKFLRRDETEIGHIADVVTKQALAHPDVQFRLLHNGRCLFEVRRDSSLPERIAAFLGRPLLKQLLPVEVEDGVDLTLSGYICPPEVNRSTSGAIYTFINGRCIRDRVVQHAVIEGYRNLLMKGRFPVVVLFLTLDPAMVDVNVHPTKHEVRFRDQRRVHDFIAARLKQTLQPAAWLESAPADEPSPGAELQPSASPPVAPRHPLAHTPETAAVSRREQVQESLDRYARRSSVESPAVRPYSSPPRSAPGGATAEPEVERKRKGGFFSSLRYLGQYHNSYLLCQQDEDLLLIDQHAAHERIRFEKLRRDYRRGEVPRQGLLFPEVIEFDFKAAAALQEGLDTLAAFGFEIEPFGGKAFAVKSVPAVLGQTNVEELLHDVASDLETIGKSGAPDDAVDEFLMRLACHGVIRANQALAPPEVQALLDELDQVDFKAHCPHGRPVQVRLTLGEIERLFKRT, from the coding sequence ATGTCTTCCAGAATCGCGATTCTCTCCGAGAATATCAGCAACATGATTGCCGCCGGCGAGGTGGTGGAACGTCCGTCCTCCGTGGTCAAGGAGCTGGTGGAAAACTCCCTTGATGCGGGCGCGCGCGAGATTGTCGTCGAAATTGAGCGCGGCGGGCGGAAAATGATTCGGGTCGCTGACGACGGCGAGGGGATGTCCCGTGACGATGCCTTTCTGTGCCTGGAGCGTCACGCGACCAGCAAACTGCGTAAACCGGAAGACCTCTCTGCGTTGACCACCCTGGGCTTCCGGGGAGAGGCGCTTCCCGCCATCGCGTCCGTCAGCCGTTTGACCCTGCAGACCTGCGGCAATGATGAGGGGGAGGGCGTCGAAATTCAGGTCGAGGGGGGCACAATCCGCCAGAGCCGGGAAATGGGACTTCCCCGCGGCACCCTCATTGACGTGCGCAACCTGTTTTTCAACACGCCGGCGCGGCGCAAATTTCTGCGGCGCGACGAAACCGAGATCGGCCACATTGCCGACGTGGTGACCAAACAGGCGCTGGCTCACCCCGACGTCCAGTTCCGTCTCCTGCACAACGGGCGCTGCCTGTTCGAAGTGCGGCGCGATTCCTCCCTGCCCGAGCGGATTGCCGCGTTTCTTGGACGACCGCTGCTCAAACAGCTGCTGCCGGTGGAGGTCGAAGATGGTGTCGACCTGACCCTTTCTGGGTATATCTGTCCGCCGGAGGTCAACCGCTCTACCTCCGGTGCCATCTATACCTTCATCAACGGTCGTTGCATCCGTGACCGGGTGGTTCAACACGCGGTCATCGAGGGGTATCGCAATCTGCTGATGAAGGGCCGATTTCCGGTCGTGGTCCTGTTTCTGACACTTGATCCGGCGATGGTCGATGTCAATGTCCACCCTACCAAGCACGAAGTCCGTTTCCGCGACCAGCGCCGGGTGCATGATTTTATCGCCGCCCGTTTGAAGCAGACCCTGCAGCCGGCTGCCTGGCTCGAGAGCGCGCCAGCGGACGAACCGTCTCCGGGGGCTGAATTGCAACCCTCTGCCTCGCCCCCTGTTGCGCCGCGCCATCCTCTTGCGCATACCCCGGAAACCGCTGCCGTTTCCCGCCGGGAGCAGGTCCAGGAATCTCTTGATCGTTATGCCCGCCGTTCTTCCGTGGAGTCGCCTGCGGTGCGACCCTATTCATCTCCGCCGAGATCGGCCCCTGGGGGCGCGACCGCAGAACCCGAAGTGGAGCGGAAGCGCAAAGGCGGATTTTTTTCCTCTCTGAGATATCTCGGCCAATATCACAACAGCTATCTTCTCTGTCAGCAGGACGAAGACCTGCTGTTGATCGATCAGCATGCCGCCCACGAACGAATCCGCTTCGAGAAGCTGCGCAGGGATTATCGTCGCGGTGAAGTGCCGCGCCAGGGACTTCTGTTTCCAGAAGTCATCGAATTTGATTTTAAGGCGGCCGCGGCGCTTCAGGAAGGGCTTGATACGCTTGCTGCCTTCGGGTTTGAAATCGAGCCGTTTGGCGGCAAGGCCTTTGCGGTCAAAAGCGTGCCGGCCGTTCTTGGACAGACCAACGTGGAAGAGCTGCTGCACGATGTAGCGTCCGATCTGGAAACCATCGGCAAAAGCGGCGCGCCCGATGATGCGGTGGACGAATTTCTGATGCGGCTGGCCTGTCACGGCGTCATTCGTGCCAACCAGGCCCTCGCTCCCCCCGAGGTACAGGCGCTTCTCGATGAACTCGATCAGGTTGATTTTAAAGCTCACTGCCCGCACGGACGCCCGGTGCAGGTGCGCTTGACCCTGGGAGAGATCGAGCGGTTGTTTAAGCGGACCTGA
- the miaA gene encoding tRNA (adenosine(37)-N6)-dimethylallyltransferase MiaA has product MSQYDSEEAPPLVVLCGPTGSGKTGLAVRLSQYWPVEVVSADSRQVYRGMDIGTAKATAEEQRLVRHHLIDIVDPDDDFSVADFIEQARVAINEIAQRGHRPLVVGGTGLYLRGLTQGLIDAPQADPVIRQRLHAQAEQQGRMALWQCLQQVDPVAAAAIHPNNIVRVVRALEVFELTGEPISSLQQRHGFSQRPYPSLKLGICPPREVLFERIVQRVDAMVDDGLFDEVEQLLARGLSPSGNALRTLGYREVVDCLAGKVNRDEAVEQIKTHTRQYAKRQLTWFRKDPEIIWVDSLREFATIHELIDKFYSDVH; this is encoded by the coding sequence ATGTCGCAATATGATTCTGAAGAGGCCCCCCCCCTGGTCGTACTCTGTGGTCCCACGGGGTCGGGAAAAACCGGACTGGCCGTGCGCCTCTCTCAATACTGGCCGGTTGAAGTGGTCTCCGCAGACAGCCGCCAGGTTTATCGGGGGATGGATATCGGCACCGCCAAGGCGACTGCCGAGGAACAGCGCCTGGTTCGACATCACCTGATCGATATTGTCGACCCGGACGATGATTTCTCCGTGGCCGATTTTATCGAGCAGGCCCGTGTCGCGATCAATGAGATTGCCCAGCGCGGGCATCGCCCCCTGGTGGTCGGCGGGACCGGGCTCTATCTGCGCGGCCTGACCCAGGGGCTGATTGATGCCCCGCAGGCCGATCCGGTCATACGGCAAAGGCTGCATGCGCAGGCCGAGCAGCAGGGACGCATGGCTTTGTGGCAGTGTCTGCAGCAGGTCGACCCGGTGGCTGCGGCAGCGATCCATCCCAATAATATCGTGCGCGTGGTGCGAGCCCTTGAGGTGTTCGAACTCACCGGTGAACCCATTTCCTCGCTCCAGCAGCGTCATGGGTTCAGTCAACGCCCTTACCCCAGCCTCAAGCTGGGAATCTGCCCGCCGCGCGAGGTTTTGTTCGAACGCATCGTGCAGCGGGTCGACGCCATGGTGGACGATGGATTGTTCGATGAGGTGGAGCAGTTGCTGGCTCGCGGGCTTTCTCCCTCAGGCAACGCTTTGAGAACGCTTGGCTATCGTGAAGTGGTTGACTGTCTGGCAGGGAAGGTGAATCGCGACGAGGCGGTGGAACAGATAAAAACTCACACCCGGCAGTATGCAAAAAGACAATTGACCTGGTTTCGCAAAGATCCCGAAATAATTTGGGTTGATTCCTTGAGAGAGTTTGCTACAATCCACGAGTTGATTGATAAATTTTATTCTGATGTGCACTGA
- the hfq gene encoding RNA chaperone Hfq: MAKTPFNIQDQYLNQARKERVHVTITMMSGDKLVGYIKSFDSFCVLVDSDGDLLLYKHAISCITSSDGHFRLHGGKD; this comes from the coding sequence ATGGCCAAGACCCCGTTCAATATCCAGGATCAGTATTTGAATCAGGCCCGCAAGGAGCGGGTGCATGTGACCATAACCATGATGTCGGGTGACAAGTTGGTCGGTTACATCAAATCGTTTGACAGCTTCTGCGTGCTGGTCGACAGCGACGGCGATCTGCTGTTGTACAAGCATGCCATTTCCTGCATCACCTCCAGTGACGGTCATTTCCGCCTGCATGGAGGCAAGGACTAA
- a CDS encoding DUF512 domain-containing protein, which produces MLKITDIYPESIAEEMELEVGDALVSIDGKPVRDLLDYYLYCGRRSEFILDVLRRDGEQWELHIEREPHEDPGMEFEHPDPRQCGNNCVFCFVHQLPRGMRRTLYIKDEDYRFSFLYGSYITLTNLSEDDFDRIVEQHLSPLYISVHATDDDLRNRLLGAEAPSIMPLLRRLTDAGIELHTQIVLCPGINDGRYLEQTIEDLHSLAPAVVSLAVVPVGLTGHRERLPDLRVPTAEEARQIIDRVEGFQARFLESDGRRFVFAADELYLKAGRDIPDLAEYEDLPQWENGVGMLALFRSEAAKALARAEPLELQEVSVVTGESAAAQIREYAAQLSERTGVKIRVYPIRNRFFGGQVTVAGLLTGGDILAQLEGQPLGQALFIPDALLREEQDILLDDVTLSGLEENLGIPVEKISADPLGLLSGLEVMNELLNEQEDI; this is translated from the coding sequence ATGTTGAAAATCACCGATATATACCCTGAAAGCATAGCCGAAGAGATGGAACTTGAAGTCGGTGACGCACTGGTCTCCATCGACGGCAAGCCGGTTCGGGATCTGCTTGATTATTACCTTTACTGTGGGCGCCGCTCTGAATTCATCCTCGATGTCCTGCGTCGCGACGGTGAACAGTGGGAACTGCATATCGAAAGGGAGCCTCACGAGGATCCGGGGATGGAGTTCGAACACCCCGACCCGCGGCAGTGCGGCAACAACTGCGTGTTCTGCTTCGTACACCAGCTCCCGCGCGGCATGCGCCGCACGCTTTACATCAAGGATGAAGATTATCGGTTCTCCTTTCTCTACGGATCCTACATCACCCTGACCAACCTGAGCGAGGATGACTTCGACCGCATTGTCGAGCAGCATCTTTCCCCTCTGTACATTTCCGTGCATGCGACTGATGATGATCTGCGCAACCGGCTGCTGGGGGCCGAAGCCCCCTCCATCATGCCCCTGTTGCGGCGACTGACTGATGCGGGCATCGAGCTCCATACCCAGATCGTCCTTTGCCCCGGGATCAATGACGGTCGCTACCTCGAGCAGACCATCGAAGATCTGCATTCCCTGGCGCCGGCTGTCGTTTCGCTGGCTGTTGTGCCGGTCGGCTTGACCGGGCATCGTGAGCGCCTGCCGGACCTGCGGGTGCCGACCGCCGAAGAAGCGCGGCAGATTATTGATCGCGTCGAGGGCTTTCAGGCACGTTTTCTGGAGTCCGACGGTCGCCGGTTTGTATTTGCCGCCGATGAGCTTTATCTTAAGGCCGGGCGCGATATCCCCGACCTTGCCGAGTATGAGGATCTGCCGCAGTGGGAAAACGGCGTCGGCATGCTGGCCCTGTTCCGTTCCGAGGCGGCAAAGGCGCTGGCCCGCGCAGAGCCCCTGGAATTACAGGAGGTTTCTGTCGTGACGGGCGAATCGGCCGCTGCACAGATTCGCGAATATGCCGCCCAGCTGAGTGAACGCACCGGCGTGAAGATCAGGGTCTATCCCATCCGCAACCGTTTCTTCGGGGGGCAGGTTACGGTTGCGGGTCTGTTGACCGGCGGCGATATTCTTGCGCAGCTTGAAGGGCAGCCGTTGGGGCAGGCTCTGTTTATTCCCGATGCGCTTCTCAGGGAAGAACAGGATATACTTCTGGATGATGTCACGCTGAGCGGCCTGGAAGAAAATCTTGGCATTCCTGTCGAAAAAATCTCTGCAGATCCGTTGGGTTTGCTTTCAGGACTTGAAGTCATGAATGAACTTCTGAACGAACAGGAGGATATCTGA
- a CDS encoding lactate utilization protein, which produces MDEHFNWHRRTLLELAAKAFEKNGFGAHVFDSVEEAVPFLMEQTAEAQTVGFGGSMTLAEMGLPARCEEAGKKTLVHGRPGLTPEQKREVMGEEQRCDLFFTGTNAMTLQGQLVNIDAVGNRVCAMAFGPKRVIVVAGVNKITHDLDSALRRVKDIASPPNARRLNLNTPCASTGLCSDCNSPDRICRITTIIDRAPRLTDIQVCLINADLGY; this is translated from the coding sequence ATGGATGAACATTTTAACTGGCACCGTCGCACTCTGCTGGAACTTGCAGCCAAGGCTTTTGAGAAAAACGGGTTCGGTGCCCATGTTTTTGACAGTGTGGAAGAGGCCGTGCCTTTTCTCATGGAGCAGACTGCTGAAGCTCAAACGGTCGGCTTTGGCGGCTCGATGACCCTTGCCGAAATGGGGCTGCCGGCCCGGTGCGAAGAAGCCGGAAAAAAAACGCTCGTTCATGGACGCCCCGGTCTGACCCCAGAGCAGAAGCGCGAGGTGATGGGCGAAGAGCAACGCTGCGATCTCTTTTTCACCGGCACCAACGCGATGACCCTGCAGGGGCAGTTGGTCAATATCGATGCCGTCGGCAATCGTGTCTGCGCCATGGCCTTCGGTCCGAAACGGGTAATCGTGGTCGCGGGTGTGAATAAAATCACCCATGACCTCGACAGCGCCCTGCGCCGGGTCAAGGATATTGCTTCTCCGCCCAACGCGCGGCGTCTCAACCTCAATACGCCCTGTGCCAGCACCGGTCTGTGCAGTGATTGCAACTCGCCTGACCGTATCTGTCGAATCACTACAATAATTGATCGCGCGCCGCGCCTCACTGATATTCAGGTCTGTCTCATCAACGCCGATCTGGGGTATTGA
- a CDS encoding tetratricopeptide repeat protein yields the protein MQELERILVQGQQLLETGQFSEAAECFRKVLAADPDAADVHAALAEALAEQGNGAQARDHLLKAVALDPRETDYRYALGDLMFELGQAKEAMDVYRHILDEFPDESDAWVSLGLVHFHREEIGEARNCYEKALALEPQSVFALNSLGDVHYAEGRFDEALESYRRVIEIDPEDAQAHFSLGEICYDTEDLETAEQECRRAIELDPEFSAAYLTLGNICLDQEKSRQALDWFQKFLLHERSTGAKDIREEVAAVVAGLKEELGRNV from the coding sequence ATGCAGGAACTGGAACGGATTCTTGTCCAAGGGCAGCAGTTGCTGGAGACGGGGCAGTTCAGCGAAGCGGCCGAATGTTTCCGCAAGGTGCTCGCGGCCGATCCTGATGCCGCCGACGTGCATGCGGCGCTGGCCGAAGCCCTGGCTGAACAGGGCAATGGCGCCCAGGCCCGCGATCATCTCCTAAAAGCTGTTGCCCTTGACCCCCGGGAAACGGATTACCGTTACGCCCTCGGCGATCTCATGTTCGAACTGGGGCAGGCGAAGGAAGCCATGGACGTCTATCGGCACATCCTGGATGAATTCCCGGATGAATCGGATGCCTGGGTCAGCCTGGGGCTGGTTCATTTCCACCGTGAAGAGATCGGCGAGGCTCGAAACTGTTATGAGAAAGCGCTGGCGCTTGAGCCCCAATCTGTTTTCGCGTTGAACTCTCTGGGAGATGTTCACTATGCCGAAGGGCGCTTCGATGAGGCGCTTGAGAGTTATCGCCGTGTTATCGAGATTGACCCCGAGGATGCCCAGGCGCATTTCAGCCTGGGAGAGATCTGCTATGACACTGAAGACCTGGAAACAGCTGAGCAGGAATGCCGACGTGCGATTGAACTCGATCCCGAATTCTCCGCAGCTTATCTGACTCTCGGCAACATCTGTCTTGATCAGGAAAAATCACGACAGGCTCTTGACTGGTTTCAGAAATTTCTGCTCCATGAGCGTTCAACTGGTGCGAAAGATATTCGGGAAGAGGTGGCCGCCGTGGTCGCGGGGCTCAAGGAAGAACTTGGGCGCAACGTTTAG
- a CDS encoding CidA/LrgA family protein, with amino-acid sequence MVRGMAILLGMQFIGELLSRFFHLPIPGNVMGMGLLLICLWRGWVKVQWIQEAAELLLSHLALFFVPAGVGVMVYFDLIAAEWLPIVVATVVSTFVVMAVTGRVALRLSSRETRDVG; translated from the coding sequence ATGGTGCGTGGCATGGCGATTCTACTCGGCATGCAGTTCATAGGAGAGCTGCTGTCGCGTTTTTTTCATCTGCCCATTCCCGGCAATGTCATGGGGATGGGACTGCTGCTGATCTGCCTGTGGCGAGGATGGGTCAAGGTGCAATGGATTCAGGAGGCCGCCGAACTTCTGCTGTCGCACCTGGCCCTGTTTTTCGTCCCGGCCGGCGTCGGCGTGATGGTCTATTTCGATCTGATCGCCGCCGAATGGCTGCCGATCGTCGTTGCGACCGTGGTGAGTACTTTCGTCGTCATGGCTGTGACCGGTCGCGTCGCTCTGCGGTTATCCTCCAGGGAGACTCGCGATGTGGGGTGA